The following coding sequences are from one Prochlorococcus marinus CUG1438 window:
- the rplV gene encoding 50S ribosomal protein L22, whose product MTKTPETQKKAVAHGNYVRGSASKVRRVLDQIRGRSYRDALIMLEFMPYRSTDPITKVLRSAVANAEHNLGMDPSTLVISSAWANNGPVMKRYRPRAQGRAFSIKKQTCHISISVESAPIQTNAEVQN is encoded by the coding sequence ATGACAAAAACACCTGAAACACAAAAAAAAGCCGTTGCACATGGGAATTATGTTCGCGGATCAGCCTCTAAAGTAAGAAGAGTTTTGGATCAGATAAGGGGTAGGTCTTATAGAGATGCATTGATTATGTTGGAATTTATGCCTTACAGATCTACAGACCCTATTACTAAAGTTCTAAGATCAGCGGTCGCCAATGCAGAACACAACCTTGGAATGGATCCATCTACTTTAGTGATTTCTTCTGCATGGGCTAATAATGGTCCTGTAATGAAAAGGTATAGGCCCAGAGCTCAAGGTCGAGCTTTTTCAATTAAAAAACAGACTTGCCACATAAGTATTTCTGTAGAATCTGCTCCTATTCAAACTAATGCGGAGGTACAAAACTAA
- the rpsC gene encoding 30S ribosomal protein S3, with translation MGHKIHPSGLRLGITQEHRSKWFATSKTYPILLQEDFKIRTFIQKKYGAAGISDVLIARKADQLELELKTARPGVIVGRQGSGIEELRSGIQKTIGDRTRQVRINVVEVERVDADAFLLAEYIAQQLEKRVAFRRTIRMALQRAQRAGVLGLKIQVGGRLNGAEIARTEWTREGRVPLHTLRAEIDYATREANTTYGVLGIKVWVFKGEVLPKEEQTIPVGASPKRKASRRPQQFEDRSNENS, from the coding sequence ATGGGACACAAAATACATCCTTCTGGACTGAGATTAGGAATTACACAAGAGCATCGCTCTAAGTGGTTTGCTACTTCTAAAACATATCCAATTCTTCTCCAAGAGGATTTCAAAATTCGTACTTTCATACAAAAAAAATATGGAGCAGCGGGTATTAGCGATGTTTTAATAGCTAGAAAAGCTGACCAACTTGAACTTGAATTAAAAACAGCAAGACCAGGAGTTATAGTTGGTAGACAAGGGAGTGGTATTGAAGAGTTAAGATCTGGCATTCAAAAAACTATAGGGGATAGGACAAGACAAGTCAGAATAAACGTTGTTGAAGTTGAACGCGTAGATGCCGATGCTTTTTTACTAGCTGAATATATCGCGCAACAACTAGAAAAAAGGGTTGCCTTTAGAAGAACTATAAGGATGGCCTTACAAAGGGCTCAAAGGGCTGGGGTCTTAGGTCTTAAAATTCAAGTAGGGGGAAGGTTGAATGGTGCTGAAATAGCTAGAACTGAATGGACGAGAGAAGGTAGAGTACCATTACATACTTTGAGAGCTGAAATTGACTATGCAACACGTGAAGCTAATACAACTTACGGTGTCCTCGGCATTAAAGTTTGGGTTTTTAAGGGTGAAGTTCTCCCTAAAGAAGAACAAACTATCCCTGTGGGTGCGAGCCCTAAAAGGAAAGCTAGTAGAAGACCTCAGCAATTTGAGGATCGTTCAAATGAGAATTCATAG
- the rplP gene encoding 50S ribosomal protein L16, with product MLSPKRTKFRKQHRGRMRGVASKGNTIAFGQFALQAQDCGWVTARQIEASRRAMTRYIKRGGQIWIRIFPDKPVTMRPAETRMGSGKGNPEFWVAVVKPGRILFEMGGEDITEEIAKEAMRLAQYKLPVKTKFISIQKNLEDSSQENTKNSKKSQEEVKQ from the coding sequence ATGCTTAGTCCAAAACGTACTAAATTCCGCAAACAACATAGAGGCAGAATGAGAGGGGTAGCCTCAAAAGGTAATACTATCGCATTTGGTCAATTTGCTCTCCAAGCTCAAGACTGTGGATGGGTAACTGCACGTCAGATTGAAGCAAGTAGAAGAGCTATGACAAGATATATCAAACGTGGTGGTCAAATCTGGATAAGAATATTTCCTGATAAACCTGTAACCATGAGACCTGCTGAAACTCGAATGGGTTCAGGTAAAGGTAATCCAGAGTTCTGGGTCGCAGTTGTAAAACCTGGAAGAATACTATTTGAAATGGGTGGTGAGGATATCACTGAGGAAATTGCAAAGGAAGCTATGCGTCTTGCTCAGTACAAACTGCCAGTAAAAACTAAATTTATCTCCATTCAAAAAAATCTAGAAGATTCCTCCCAAGAAAATACAAAAAATAGTAAAAAATCTCAAGAGGAGGTTAAACAATGA
- a CDS encoding 50S ribosomal protein L29, whose product MKNSESLKEFKKLNSDQITEKIDQLRKDLFDLRFKQATRQLNETHKFKIIKKQVAQLLTLSKSQSASKTTSD is encoded by the coding sequence ATGAAAAACTCAGAGTCTCTTAAAGAATTTAAAAAATTAAATTCTGATCAAATTACCGAAAAGATTGACCAATTACGAAAAGATCTTTTTGATTTGAGATTCAAGCAAGCTACTAGACAGCTCAATGAAACTCATAAATTTAAAATCATCAAGAAACAAGTTGCGCAATTACTAACTCTCAGTAAGAGTCAATCTGCTTCTAAAACTACTTCTGATTAA